A portion of the Algisphaera agarilytica genome contains these proteins:
- the cimA gene encoding citramalate synthase — translation MASPENNRRIEIYDTTLRDGTQGVGVSLTLTDKLAITQLLDEMGVDFVEGGYPLSNPKDVAYFEEVQKLELKHTRVCAFGMTRRKGIDPADDQGMQALVNSGAPIITIVGKTWDLHVDEVLRISREENLAMIRDSVAFCRSADSVQEVFYDAEHFFDGYRANPEYARQTLQAAIDGGATRLVLCDTNGGSMTDWVTQVMAELKEKLAVDADTSAESLPSLAIHCHNDAGLAVANSQAAVAAGAVQVQGTINGIGERCGNVDLLTVIANLKLKLGYDCLIDGAVARLGELSDAVYEKAAVEPNDGQPYVGDNAFAHKGGMHVHAVQRIAHSYEHVEPESVGNQRRILVSELSGRSNIAATLGQKFGDAVTPEVQTNLLTKVQDLEHRGYQFEHAPASLELLMYEAIGQRPSFWVRDHYRCVILGVPEEPTQTEAIVKLTVGDEVEHRVAEGDGPVNALDAALRKALRAHYPQIDELTLTDYAVRVVNPTAQSAAKVRATAEFEARGVDGNLRRFSTIGVDENIVDASWQALSDAIQYYLIEVGAEK, via the coding sequence GTGGGCGTCTCGCTCACGCTGACCGACAAGCTGGCGATTACCCAACTGCTCGATGAGATGGGCGTGGACTTCGTAGAGGGCGGCTACCCGCTGTCCAACCCCAAGGATGTGGCCTACTTCGAAGAAGTCCAGAAGCTCGAACTCAAGCACACCCGCGTCTGCGCCTTCGGCATGACCCGCCGCAAGGGCATCGACCCGGCCGACGACCAGGGCATGCAGGCGCTGGTCAACTCCGGGGCCCCGATCATCACGATCGTGGGCAAGACCTGGGACCTGCATGTCGACGAGGTCCTGCGGATCAGTCGGGAGGAAAACCTGGCGATGATCCGCGACTCGGTGGCGTTTTGCCGGTCCGCGGACAGCGTGCAGGAGGTGTTCTACGACGCCGAGCACTTCTTCGACGGCTACCGGGCCAACCCCGAATACGCCCGCCAGACGCTGCAGGCCGCGATAGACGGCGGCGCGACCCGCCTGGTGCTCTGCGACACCAACGGCGGCTCGATGACCGACTGGGTCACCCAGGTCATGGCCGAACTGAAAGAGAAACTCGCGGTCGATGCCGACACCTCGGCCGAGTCGCTGCCCAGCCTCGCGATTCACTGCCACAACGACGCGGGCCTTGCGGTCGCCAACTCCCAGGCCGCCGTGGCCGCCGGGGCGGTGCAGGTCCAGGGCACGATCAACGGCATCGGCGAACGCTGCGGCAACGTTGACCTCCTCACCGTCATCGCCAACCTCAAACTCAAGCTCGGCTACGACTGCCTGATCGACGGTGCGGTTGCTCGTCTTGGCGAGTTGTCCGACGCGGTTTACGAAAAGGCCGCGGTCGAGCCCAACGACGGCCAGCCCTATGTTGGCGACAACGCCTTCGCCCACAAGGGCGGCATGCACGTCCACGCCGTCCAACGCATCGCCCACAGCTACGAACACGTCGAGCCCGAGTCCGTCGGCAACCAGCGGCGCATCCTCGTCTCCGAGTTGTCCGGCCGCAGCAACATCGCCGCCACCCTCGGCCAAAAGTTCGGCGACGCGGTCACCCCCGAGGTCCAGACCAACCTGCTCACCAAGGTCCAGGACCTCGAACACCGCGGCTACCAGTTCGAACACGCCCCGGCCAGCCTCGAGCTGCTCATGTACGAAGCTATCGGCCAGCGCCCGTCCTTCTGGGTGCGCGACCACTACCGCTGCGTGATCCTCGGCGTCCCCGAAGAGCCCACGCAGACCGAGGCGATCGTCAAGCTCACTGTCGGCGACGAGGTCGAGCACCGCGTGGCCGAGGGCGACGGCCCGGTCAACGCGCTCGACGCGGCGCTGCGTAAAGCGCTGCGAGCGCACTACCCGCAGATCGATGAATTGACGCTGACCGACTACGCCGTCCGCGTGGTCAACCCGACGGCCCAGTCCGCGGCCAAGGTCCGCGCCACCGCCGAGTTCGAGGCCCGCGGGGTGGACGGCAACCTGCGTCGCTTCAGCACCATCGGCGTAGACGAGAACATCGTCGACGCGAGTTGGCAGGCCCTGTCGGATGCGATCCAGTACTACCTGATCGAAGTCGGCGCAGAAAAATAA
- a CDS encoding PilZ domain-containing protein, which produces MDRTPEPAQRSSKQRRHRRQKLHNFDSPLGQVLDISVSGACIFRKGDRPVEVGQMITLQVDTRPEPLQLQARVIRIQPMGLRRHEIGVEFVDLAEADQKRLSQLMAQASPDYSPRAWVAA; this is translated from the coding sequence ATGGACCGCACACCCGAACCAGCCCAACGCTCCAGCAAGCAACGCCGACACCGGCGTCAGAAGTTGCACAACTTCGACAGTCCCTTGGGACAGGTGCTGGATATCTCGGTGTCGGGTGCCTGCATCTTCCGCAAAGGCGATCGGCCGGTTGAGGTCGGGCAGATGATCACCCTCCAGGTGGATACCCGCCCCGAACCGCTGCAACTGCAAGCCCGGGTGATCCGCATCCAGCCCATGGGGCTGCGTCGCCACGAGATCGGCGTGGAGTTCGTCGATCTCGCCGAGGCCGACCAGAAACGCCTGAGCCAACTCATGGCCCAGGCCAGCCCGGACTACAGCCCCCGCGCTTGGGTGGCCGCGTAA